The Cohaesibacter gelatinilyticus genome contains the following window.
TCGAGCCGAGGCGAGATGACAAGCGTATCGACAGGAATGTGCGTGCCCTCGCAGACCCGAGCAATCGCCGGTAGGAGGAATAGAGACACCTATGTCTAAATTGCATTTTTGATCAACACAACCAATTGTGGTAATATTAATATTCTCTTAACCATCCATATATTTTCAATTTTTCAAAAATTACAAAGGCATATTGGCATGAACAAGAAAAATGGAACCGGAAAGGAAACCACCACCAATCAATTGAAAAATGCCCCTAGATTGGGCGACCGCGTGCTCAATGTCTGGAACGACGCCACTGATCTGCGCGACCGCATGTATGAGCCCGCCCTGATGGAGCTTGCCCTGATCATGGATCCGCCAGATCAATCCATCAGCCCAATCCTCGATCAGGGCAACGAAGGCTCCTGCACCGGTTTTTCACTGGCAAGCGCCATCACACTCATGAACCGCAAGCGTTATGACCGTCTGAGCCCACCGGTAAAAGCACCACAAGCCAGCCCGCGCATGCTGTATGAAATGGCCAAGATCAATGATGAATGGCCCGGCGAGGATTATGAAGGATCCAGCATTCGAGCGGCGCTGAAAGGCTTTTATCAAAATGGCGTCTGCACCGAAGGCTTGGCTCCCTATATTGCAGGCGAGCAGAATTGGTATCTCAACAAGGATCAGGCACAGAATGCCCGCAATGTCGGCCTTGGGGCCTATTATCGCCTCAACCCCGAAATTCGTGACTATCACGCCGCACTGAATGAAACCGGCGTCATTTATGTGTCTGCCAATGTGCATCGCGGCTGGAACAAACCCATCAAAGGTGAAATCAAACCCTCGCATCTGTCTGAGGGTGGCCACGCCTTCATCATTGTCGGCTATGATGAGGAAGGCTTCCTGATCCAGAACTCATGGGGCGAGAACTGGGGCAAATTCAGGGGCATGCCAGGCATCGCCCGCTGGCGTTACGATGACTGGGTCACCAATGTCATGGATGCATGGGTTTTGCGCCTTGCTGTGCCAACGCCTGAAGCCTTTGATCTGACCACGGCCCAGACCGAAACCACCGGCACGGGATTTCTCGACACAAAGACGATCCGCGCCCCACGGCGCGAAGAGATTATCGGCCATATCATCCATCTGGATAATGGTCAGTTGGTCACAACAGGCAAATATCCCACTCCCATGACCACCATTCAGGAAACAGCCGATTTTCTGGCCGATGAAACCGCCACTGCCAAACGCGATTACAAACATTTGCTGCTCTATGCCCATGGCGGCCTGAATGATGCTGCATCCTCTGCCAACCGGGTGCGCAAGATGAAGGAAGTCTTCAAGCGCAACGGCATCTATCCCATCCATTTCATGTGGGAGACCGGCTTCTGGGGATCGCTTGGCGATGTCATCTTCTCGGCCAACAAAAGGGCAGAAGGCCGCGTCACCGGTCTGTCCGATATCTGGGATCGCTTTTTGGAAAAAGTCACACGGCCAACCGGTCGCGCTGTCTGGAACGAAATGAAACGCGACGCCTCTCGCGCCTTTGACACCAATGGTGGCGGACGGCAGGCGCTGAAAGCGTTGCTGAAGGGCAATGCCAGTCGCTCGAAACCACTGAATGTGCATTTTGTCGGCCACAGTGCCGGATCCATTCTGCTGGCTCATATGCTACAAGCCATGAATGGAATCAATCCGCTGAAGGCTCCTTTCCAGTCCTGTTCGCTGATGGCCCCAGCCTGCACGATTGATCTGTTTGACAGCCATATCAAACCCAAGATCGGCCAGAACGGGATGGCAAGCGGCCTGAAAACTTTGACGCAATATAACCTGATCGATCAGCGCGAAGAAGATGACAGCGTCGGTCCTTACAGAAAATCCCTGCTCTATCTTGTCTCCAATGCCTTTGAAGACAACAAGAAAATGCCACTTCTGGGCATGGAAAATTTCGCCGAAAATCTGCCCCTGAAACAAGACCATGTCATCCATTATGCGGGTCGCGGTGCCACGATCACCGACAGCAAAAGCCATGGTGGTTTTGACAATGACCGCGCCACCATGAACCACATCCTCAAAACCATCCTTGGCAAAAAACCCACCACCGCCAATGGTTTCCAGCCGGAAGACATGATCGGCTATTGAGGCACCCCCTGCTGCATGCCAACCATGCAGCAGGGGCAAAAAATCATCCTCGCAGAATATGCAGAATTAATGAGCCCTGAGCCTGGGGTCCTGCAAGATTATTGAAGTCAGGCCGTTTTCGTGTCACTAATCGCCCATGAAATGCTTGCATCAGACACAGCGTGGCCTTTGCCACATGCGAATTACCATCCCGGCCTGACTGGCGGGCCGGGTCCTCAATATCTGACTGTCTGAAACGCATTTTATCAAACATGAGAGTTTTCATGTCTCCCACATCCCCGACTTTGCATCTGCTGTGCGGCAAGATCGCCTCTGGAAAATCCACACTGGCTGCGCTCCTTGGCTCCCAACCCGGAACAATCACCATAGCCGAAGACGAATGGTTGGCCATTCTCTATGCCGATGAGATGACATCGATATCAGACTATGTGCGCAATGCATCCAGACTGCAATCCATCATCGGACCCCATGTTGCATCTCTGCTCAATGCCGGACTGTCGGTGGTGCTGGATTTCCACGCCAATACCACCGAACGGCGCAGCTGGATGCGCGATCTGATCCAGACCACAGGAGCTGCACACCAGCTGCATTATCTTGATGTTCCGGACGAGGTTTGCAAAACCAGATTACGATCACGCAATGCCGATGGTGCCCACCCCTTCGCCCCGACCGAAGAGCAATTCGATCAGCTATCCAGACATTTTGTTCCCCCACATCCGGGTGAAGGCTTCACCATCATCCGGCACGGCCACTGAGACATCTTCACGCTATTCCGTAACTTGTTTCCCTCACGGCAAATCCTCGCTCACGCTCGGGCCTACGGGGGTGCGGGCTATGCAGCCCGGTCACCTATCGGCTCCCGGCGGAAACCTGTGTTTCCGCCGAATTCTTTTATCCTTGAGAGATTGGCCTGGGAAAAGGATCCGCACAAGATACGCCATCGAGCCGAGGCGAGATGATAAGCGTATCGACAGGAATGTGCGCGCCTCGCAGGCCGCCGCACAAGCGGCGAATAGCCGAGACAGGAAATAAACCCACGAGGGACAAGAACCCAGAAAAGCGATAGCGCTTTTCTGACGGCCGATAGGCAAGCGCGAAGCGTGCCCTCGCAGGCCCGAGCGAAGCGAGGAATAGCCGGTAAGAGGTACAGTTCGGTGACAGCATCGCGCTTTCACCGGGAACCGATAGGTGACCGAACCGCATGGTTCGCCCCGTCTGGAGCCCTGATCGCCAGATCAGGAATAGCGTGAAGACAAATAACTCCTTCACACCTCGCCCAAAAATTCGCCGCGCTGATAGATCCAGCCATTGATGGTCATGGTTTCGGGTGGCGGCTGAGTTGGGGGCTCACCACCCAGTTCTTCTATACAGACCTGAACCTGGGCGGTGGGAGTCTCCGGCGCCAGATAGCGGGTCCAGTCCCGACGATCCATGCGGCGCTCGGAGACGACAAAGCCGCAAGAGCCACGGCGCACGCAATAGACCCTGTCCAGCTCCCAGCCACGGGCATCGGCAATGCCATTCCAATAGCGAGTGGCGGCCTTGCGGGCCTGGGTATCGGTGTCTGACGCTTCACGTTTGGAGCGCATATAGACCAGCTTGCCGCTGTCATTACGCATGGTGGCGGTGGAAACAAATTCAGTCATGAGGGTTCCTCATCTAAAATCGAGATGTGCCGCAATATTGATAATGCGAAAATCACAACATTTACTTCAAAATAGAAAGATAATTAGAGGTCTAGAGCAGCCTGTGGCTCTCCCTCGACAATGAAATGCACCTGAGATGGCGGCATCATTTCGTCCAAGGTAATGGGAATGCCATAGATATGCCTGCGGCGAATGTTTGATCGCTCCGGCTCTGCCATGCCCTGATCAATAGCTTCCACTTCCAGCTCGTGATAGGTGCTTTTGCTCATCTTGCAGGCCTCAATCGGCGCGCGATGATGATCAATGGTCGCCGAGGCAGACGAGATGAATTTATCAAATAAAGTGCTCATGTTTGGTTCCTTCAAAGAAGCCGCACTTGGGCACAGAGCACAGCTCATCGCTGCCAGCCCATGCCTCATGCGCCAGTTGTCGTCTTTAAGATATTGATAGATATAATCTTATCCCCTCCCCAAGTGCCTCAAGGGCACCATATCGGGTGGTTGGGAGGGGAGATTAGCAGCTTCAGAAAACTAGCTTCGCCTATGCTCCACCGGTTCGTCCGGATTGTTCGGATCGGCCCGATAATCTCGCGCCCAGAGAATCCGTTGCTTGTCTGCCATGGCTTTCAAAAGGCCTTGCAAGCCCAGCCCCTGCCGGCGGGCAGCATCCATGATCAGGAACATGCAATCGGCATATTCGGAAGGGTCATCAGGATTTTCCAGAAGCTCCTTTTGCTCCTTGCCCAGATGCTTGATGGGGCCGATGGGGCCTTTCACATCTGGCCCGCCAAAGACATCATAAGACCAGTCTTCATGCTCCTGCCAAATCTTGGCAAAGCTAAGATCAGAACTCCCGCCCTCATCCTTGAATGACACCCTGCCCGCTCGCCAGGCAGCCAGCAACAGCGCCATGGCCTCCGCCTCGGCCCAGCGGCCGGAAGGGCCCATCTCGTCTTCTTCATCCATCAGGATCCGCAAGGCTTCCAGCCTGTTGTTCAGCTCGCTCATCCCCAATCTCCCTCAACATGTTTGGCCGGATAGGCCCGCTTGCCTGCAATCATATAAATGCGATAGGACCCGTCCTGTTCCCGCTCGCCCGATCGAAAATGCGCCTCACAATCATTCTGCATGAGCCAGGCCGTCGCCCAACCCAGAACCCGGTCACGATTCTGCCGCGCTGTCTTACCATTTCCTGCACGCACCATAAAGCTCTCACCCGGTTGTATCTGGCTGAAATCAAAGGCATTTGACGCAGGATAGGCGATGGCCTCCACCTCCACACCCGGCGCAATCTGACGATAGTCTGTCATAGCTCTTTTCCATTCTCGTCATAATAGGGCTGGCTGAGCAAGCGCTCTTTGCCGTCACCCAATAAACAATCAATCATCTCTCGCCGATGCAGATCCACCAGCGCCTTGGCTCCATCCAGCGTCGCGGCTTCCGCTTCCAGCCGCTGGCCATGAAATTCGCAAATCCAGACCCAATGACGGGTCGGGAAATTCTTCCCTTCCGCCCTAATTGCGTAATAGTCTGAAACAAGATCTTCGCTGTCTTCCAGCGCCCGCCAATCCAGTTCCTTCAATGCCTGCCCGGCCAGCAGTCCGCTCAAGTCATTCCCTGTCATCGCCACCTCAAAATGTGAAATTCACAGCATCATTCTCAAATGTTTAAAATCCAGGTCTAGCCCACTTCCCCTCCCAAACGCCCTCAAGGGCACCATATCGGGTGGGATGCAGAGGGGAGTGGGCTGGACGTGCCGCCTACTGCGCGCTCCCCAAAAGTTGCAGACTTTTCGGATAAGAGTTCGCTCACAAAGTCTCCTACAGAGACTTTTAAACTGAGCATCCAATTCCATAATCCCTCGCAGTCAGCCGATGCTCCGCATTCGGGTCATCATCCAAATCCTCTTCCAATCCATCAGCACCCTGGCGAATAGCGGTGATCAGATATTCGCTGGCATCTTCCGCCACCAGCTCACGAAAGGTCGCGGCTTCTGATAAGTCCCCTGCCCCGGTCAGGCTTTCGCATTGCCCGGCCAGATCCACCATCGCCTCGGCATAGGCCGAACTCATGGCTTCCATCAGGCTGGCCATATTCTGCGCCACGGCCACCCGCCCGGCGCGGCTGTTGGCCAGAAAAACCGGGCAAGAGGCCTTGGATTTGTGAATGCTTTCATTCATGCGGATCAGGGCCAGATCGACGGATAATGTCATTTCACACTCCATATTGCGATAATCACATCAATATCAATAATCCTTTGTTGTGATAATGTCAACAACCCTTTTGACCCCTTCTACCCCCTTTTGACCCTTTCAGACCTTTTACACCCTTTTTGTCCAGAGCGATTTACACAACCCCGACCCGTAGAATTTCCGCGCAAAAATTTTCTCTCAAATCGACCTTTTTGAGCATAGGACCCTTTGACCCCTTTGCACCCTTTCGATCCTTTTGCCAAATCCAAAAATATAAAGAAACCGGACCTTTAGACCCTTTCGGCCCTTTGAAAATGAAAAAATAAAAGATAAAAAGTCGATCGGGAGGCAGGTATATAAGGGGCAGGACCTTATAAACACGCCTCCCGATCGCCCTTTTTGGTTTTTGTTGAAAGATTTTCAAAGGTCAAAAAGGGTCCAAAGGTCCCTCGCTGCCAGCCACCATGCATTTAAGGCTTGCCGGGACGGCCCCCTGTTGCGATCATCACAGCGGTATGAGTTTTGCTAAGTGCCCTGCACCAGACCCTCTCCCCCTCCCAACCACCCGTCATGGTACCCTCGTGGGCGGTTGGGAGGGGGAGAGAGCTTGGCTCAGGACTTTTAAATAGAGCACCAAGAGCATGAGAACCGGAGGTGAGCATTGACAAAGTCAGAGCGCAAAAAGGCCGATAAGCAGACGTCTTTGACCGACAAGCAAAAGCGCTTCTGCGAAGAATATGCCAAAGACCTGAACGCCACCCAGGCGGCCATTCGGGCGGGCTATGCCGAAAAGACCGCCTATTCCAGCGGCCCGCGCCTGCTCAACCACCCTGCCATCAAGCAGGAGCTGGCCGAGCGCACCAAACAAACCATGCAGGAATTGTCCACGAAGGGGCTGGACATCTCGGTCGAGAAAACCTTGCAAGCCATCGCGCAAGTAGCCTTTTCCGACATCCGCACCATGTTTGATGAAAATGGCGATCTGATCCCGCCAAAGGATTGGGACGATGACACCGCCGCCAGCGTGGCAGCCCTCGACATCACCACCACCGAGCGCGCCCGGGGCGAGGTCAAACATGTCGCCAAAATCAAAAGCGCCGACCGCCTCCGCGCCCTCGACATGCTCGCCCGCTACCACTCCCTCTATAGCGACAGCATCCACGTCACCCTGACCGACGACCTCGCCGCACGCCTGCGCCGGGCAAAGGAACGGATGAAGTGAGGGTTAGGATGTAATAGAGACCAGCCCTGAAGAGAATGAACTGGTATCTGTCATTTTTCAATTTCCCGAAAATGGCGATGTTTTATGATTTGTGCAAATGGAGGATTGGTTGTAGACGGGCCGCTTACCATGCTTCTTGAGCCGAACTCCGATAACCAGGTTAGACGATCCCCGATACCGGCTGTGACAGGATCATCTGTAATGGTGATACGTGCACCGATAAACTTCACATCCGCTCCCAAAACCTGTTCCGCCTTGTCTGGAAATATTCGCTCAACAGTGGCCGGATCAAGCTCATCTTCAAAGCGCACCATGACAGGCACATCTTTTGGTTCAACATCGCAAGATCCAGTGAACTTGCCGACAAATCGCACATACCCTGCGGGGCCCAATTTCCCAGCTTTCTCTCCCAACTTGCATACTGAGTTTACAAAGAAAATGTAGCTTCCAGAATCAAAATCAATAGAACCGTCATCTCTGGGAGAATTCATCAATACATACACAGACGATCTATTGGGAAGATCAACAATTACTGCGTCGCCATAAATGTCAAAGTCGTAACTTATACCGGGGAAAAAGGACATGATGGACTTGCTCAATACAAATTTTTGCACCCCACTGCCGGTAATTTGCTGGCCATCCACTTCAAAGGTTACATCAAGCCGAAAATTCAATTGGCGGCTTGGCGCATAAAGTTCCATGAAACCAAGGACCCCAAAACAGAGAACAGCAAAAACCAATCCAACCCGAACAAGCCGCCTTTTTGTCTTGGGTAAAGGGGTAAGTTTACTTCGCATTTTTAGCTCGAATAATTTGAAAACAGATGAATACCAGAGCAATAATCAGCACCCCAGAATGAACCACAGCTCCCTTCTTACATGTCTTAGTGCCTGATTTAAAAGTCTCTGGATGAGACTTTTAAATCAAACTCTTGCACAAAATCGAAATCCCACAACAGCATCCACATTATCCTGACCACCTCTCACCAAAACATGGAGGAAGAATCTCTCAAGCAATCCAATGAACGTGAGAAGAGATTTGGGTTAATCTTTCCTTTCACCTGTATAGATCTTGCAAATATTGCAAATTTCACAAGAAACGAACAAAAGATATTTTGCCTCACCTTAACCAAATAAGAACAAGTCTGTGACAGGATGTCTGCCGCATATAATAAATCGTCTTTTTTGTAACGGCGAGCAGCATTTGACCGGGAACTTTTTTGGATAAGAAAGCTATTTGAATGTCGGGGCCATTGCACTTTATCAAGCATGTTCTAAGCATCATCAATAACAACGATCCAGAACTGGTAAAAGCACAATTCAGAGTGCTTTCCAGCCAAATGCCGATCATGTATTCGATCCTGCTCGTCAATGCCTGGGCTCTTGCCCTGGTCTTTTCGAGCACAGCCCCCACTTGGCTATGGCTTTACATCCCGCTTGGCTTTACTGCTCTTTGCGCTGTCAGGCTGGTTGGCTGGTGGTATTCCAGACACCGGATACCGACAGCAGAAGTCGCCTATAAAGCACTCAAGCAAACAAAAATACTGTCCGTTATTCTTGTTGCCATCCTCTGCAGCTGGTCTCTTGCCCTTCATCCCTATGGCGACACATCCATGCAGGCCAATGTTGCCTTCTTCATGGCGATAACCGGCGTCGGGGTCATCATCTGTCTGCAACAGGTCCCAATCGCGGCTCATATCGTCACCATTGGCATTTCCGTTCCCTTTGTGACGCATTTCTTTTCGACCGGCCTCATTTCCTTCATGGCCATGTCGATCGATGTTGCGCTGGTGGCTGTCACATTGCTGATTGTTGTCTTTGTGCAATTCCGGCATTTTTCCGACGCGGTCGACGCCCGTAGCAAGCTGGAAGCCGCCAATCGGGAAAATCATAGATTGGCCAATCTCGATTCCCTGACCGGGCTGAACAATCGGCGCAGATTCTTCTCTCAGCTCAATCAGACCATCGAAAAAGCAAAAATCGACGAGAGCCGTTTTGCGGTTGGCATCATCGATCTGGATCGCTTCAAGCCCATCAATGACCTCTATGGACATGCCGTCGGAGACAGGTTGTTGCAAGAGGTGGCCAAGCGCATTACCACCACTTTGGACGAGACATCGGTCATCGCCAGACTGGGCGGTGATGAATTCGCCATCATCATGCCGCACGACCATGACAATGACGAGCTGATGGGACAGGGCCACCAGATTTGTCAGGCATTGAGTGAGCCTTTCGAACTGGCAGAAGCGACAATCCAGATATCTGCATCCATGGGTGTGGTCGTTTTCCCCGATCTTGCCCAAAGCGCGCAGGAGCTTTATGTGCGGGCGGATTATGCACTTTGCAATCGCAAGCGGACACAAAGAGGGGGTGTTGCGCTCTTTGCAGATCAGCACATCCTGGAAATCAAACAGACCACCCGCGTTGAACAGGCACTCAATGATGCGGATCTTGAGGAAGAACTCAGCATCCATTTTCAACCCATCGTCGATGCACAATTTCAAAAAACAATCGCCTTTGAGGCTCTGGCCCGCTGGACCAGTCCTACCTTGGGCAACGTCTCTCCCGGTGAATTCATTCCCGTGGCCGAACGCTCTGGCAAGGTGAAGGCCCTGACACCCGTGCTTTTGAAAAAAGCTCTGTCCTGTGCGGCATGCTGGCCAGAGGATATCCGGCTTTCCTTCAATCTCTCGACCCATGATCTCAGCTCCATGGAGAGCCTTTTGAAGATCGTGGCACTGGTGGAGAAAAGCGGCGTCGCCCCCTCCCGGATCGACTTTGAAATCACCGAAACCGCGATGGTTTACGACTTCGAGCAAGTCAAACGGTCCGTGGAAATATTGAAAGGTCTTGGCTGTGGTCTGGCTCTGGATGACTTTGGCACCGGCTTTTCCAGCCTGACCCAGCTTCACGCGCTGCCGCTGACAAAAATCAAGATCGACAGAAGCTTCGTGACCGATCTCAACAGCAATCCGGCAAGCTACAAGATCGTGAAATCACTCCTTGCGCTCAGCCGTGACATGGACATCGATTGCGTGGTCGAAGGCGTCGAGACCCAGGACGAAATGCAAGCCCTCTCCCAGTTGGGCGGTCGCTTGATACAGGGCTATTATTATTCCAAACCCCTGCCGGAGAGCGAAGTCAGCAATTTCAGCCCTTCAAGCGCAGATGCCCCTTCGCAACAGGCCGCCAATTCATAAACATTACGCCCAAGGCTTGTTCCTGCACCGCCATTCACTTCTCTCTAACCATGCCAAAGGCTTTCTTGTGATATAGGCAGCGGAAAGGTGCTTTTTACTGGACTCACTACCTGTGATTGATCACTCTCTCATTAAAACATTTCTCGCAATTAGTGCTTTAATTCTCTGATTTGGAGTGAGTTCTTATCCGAAAAATGCTTCAACTTTTCGGGAACACGCTAAAGTTCAATCAAGTTTCAGTGGTGCCATGACATCTGAACGCCTGTTCGATGAAGCTACCAATGCTTCCTCGCCTTCTTCTTCCGATCAACAGACCGATCATGCCATATCCGCAGCCGAAGCCGCCGCCTCTGCCTGGGAAGCAGCGCATCGCTCTGCCCAAGCGGCCAATGCAGCGTCAGAAGCCGCCATCACAGCGGCAGAAGCAGCCAGGCGCGCCGTCGACAGCATTGATGTCAGGCTCGCCCAACAGGCAGCAGATGATGCCATGCAAGCGGCCAGCCTCGCCAGCCGGGCAGCAGAAATTGCCAGCAATGCCGCCAAGGACAGCAAAGACAGATCCAGCACTCCCAAAACCACACAGACCAAAGATATCGCGGTCACAGATGAGATACGCGATGGCACAAACGAGGCCAATCCCCGCCAGACACAAGCCTTTCGCCCCTTACGCTTCACCGGCACCCTGAAAAGCTATTATGCACTCTGGCTGAAGGGCACCCTCTTCACCTTGCTCAGCCTTGGCCTCTATGGCCCATGGGCCCATGTGCAGCAGCGGCGCTATCTCTTTGGCCACACTCAGTTGGGCGGCACGGGGTTCGACTATCACGGCAAGGGCAAGGATCTGTTCAAGCTGTTGCTTGGCGGGCTGATCCTGTTTGCGCTGGTCAATGGCGGCTATCGCTATCTTATCAGCCCGGATCTGAAGCCCGGCGCTGGTGTGGCTGCCAGTCTGCTTCTGACCGCCTGTGCGCTGGCTTTGGTTGGCTTTGCCATGCGCTATCGCGCCCGCAACAGCAGCTGGCATGGCATTCGCGCCCGCTGGGCAGGCTCAAGCTGGGGCATGATCCGCCATGTACTTGGCGGCCAATTGCTGACCCTTTTCACCCTTGGCCTCGCCTATCCGCTGGTTGTGCAAGTGATGACCAAATGGCAGCTGAAGCAGGTGCGCATTGGCGACAATGAACTGACGCCAGATATCTCGTTGAAAGGCTTCTGGACCCTTTGCGCCCCATGGATGTTTGCGCCCATCTTACTGGCCTTTGCCCTGCCTGTTGCCATGGGTGGCGATAGCTTGCTGGTGCTTTATCTGGACCCGAAGGTCGAGATCATCCCCCAGACAGCCATCATCGCCTCCACGCTTTTATGGTTCCTCTTCCTGCCGCGTTTTTGGGCTTTTGCCGGCCTTGCCGTGCTGGCAGGCTCGCTGTCGTTCATCTTGTCAAACAACACTCTACTGATGCTGACCATGACGACCAGCCTGACCTTTGGCTTCTATCTTTGCTACAGCATGGCCCGGCTAAGCATGCTGCATCTGGTCTTGTGCAATCTCAGCCTCAAGGATCATGTGCAATTCAGCTCCAGCTTGCGCATCCCATCGCTCTTTGCACTGGCGGCCACAAACCTGCTGGCCATCCTCGCCAGCCTTGGCCTCGCCACCCCATGGGCCGAACTGCGCCTGCAGCACTATCTCTGCAACAATATCCATTACAAACAAACCGGCCCGCTGGATGATCTGTTCTCTGGCCAGGAAAAAAGCGAAATGGCATGAACAAGCAGGATAAGAGCAGTAAAAAAGCGATCAACATACATGCCGAGGACTGCTTCATAAAGGCGGACAAG
Protein-coding sequences here:
- a CDS encoding dATP/dGTP pyrophosphohydrolase domain-containing protein codes for the protein MSELNNRLEALRILMDEEDEMGPSGRWAEAEAMALLLAAWRAGRVSFKDEGGSSDLSFAKIWQEHEDWSYDVFGGPDVKGPIGPIKHLGKEQKELLENPDDPSEYADCMFLIMDAARRQGLGLQGLLKAMADKQRILWARDYRADPNNPDEPVEHRRS
- a CDS encoding C1 family peptidase; protein product: MNKKNGTGKETTTNQLKNAPRLGDRVLNVWNDATDLRDRMYEPALMELALIMDPPDQSISPILDQGNEGSCTGFSLASAITLMNRKRYDRLSPPVKAPQASPRMLYEMAKINDEWPGEDYEGSSIRAALKGFYQNGVCTEGLAPYIAGEQNWYLNKDQAQNARNVGLGAYYRLNPEIRDYHAALNETGVIYVSANVHRGWNKPIKGEIKPSHLSEGGHAFIIVGYDEEGFLIQNSWGENWGKFRGMPGIARWRYDDWVTNVMDAWVLRLAVPTPEAFDLTTAQTETTGTGFLDTKTIRAPRREEIIGHIIHLDNGQLVTTGKYPTPMTTIQETADFLADETATAKRDYKHLLLYAHGGLNDAASSANRVRKMKEVFKRNGIYPIHFMWETGFWGSLGDVIFSANKRAEGRVTGLSDIWDRFLEKVTRPTGRAVWNEMKRDASRAFDTNGGGRQALKALLKGNASRSKPLNVHFVGHSAGSILLAHMLQAMNGINPLKAPFQSCSLMAPACTIDLFDSHIKPKIGQNGMASGLKTLTQYNLIDQREEDDSVGPYRKSLLYLVSNAFEDNKKMPLLGMENFAENLPLKQDHVIHYAGRGATITDSKSHGGFDNDRATMNHILKTILGKKPTTANGFQPEDMIGY
- a CDS encoding AAA family ATPase: MSPTSPTLHLLCGKIASGKSTLAALLGSQPGTITIAEDEWLAILYADEMTSISDYVRNASRLQSIIGPHVASLLNAGLSVVLDFHANTTERRSWMRDLIQTTGAAHQLHYLDVPDEVCKTRLRSRNADGAHPFAPTEEQFDQLSRHFVPPHPGEGFTIIRHGH
- a CDS encoding YjgN family protein — translated: MTSERLFDEATNASSPSSSDQQTDHAISAAEAAASAWEAAHRSAQAANAASEAAITAAEAARRAVDSIDVRLAQQAADDAMQAASLASRAAEIASNAAKDSKDRSSTPKTTQTKDIAVTDEIRDGTNEANPRQTQAFRPLRFTGTLKSYYALWLKGTLFTLLSLGLYGPWAHVQQRRYLFGHTQLGGTGFDYHGKGKDLFKLLLGGLILFALVNGGYRYLISPDLKPGAGVAASLLLTACALALVGFAMRYRARNSSWHGIRARWAGSSWGMIRHVLGGQLLTLFTLGLAYPLVVQVMTKWQLKQVRIGDNELTPDISLKGFWTLCAPWMFAPILLAFALPVAMGGDSLLVLYLDPKVEIIPQTAIIASTLLWFLFLPRFWAFAGLAVLAGSLSFILSNNTLLMLTMTTSLTFGFYLCYSMARLSMLHLVLCNLSLKDHVQFSSSLRIPSLFALAATNLLAILASLGLATPWAELRLQHYLCNNIHYKQTGPLDDLFSGQEKSEMA
- a CDS encoding terminase small subunit; translation: MTKSERKKADKQTSLTDKQKRFCEEYAKDLNATQAAIRAGYAEKTAYSSGPRLLNHPAIKQELAERTKQTMQELSTKGLDISVEKTLQAIAQVAFSDIRTMFDENGDLIPPKDWDDDTAASVAALDITTTERARGEVKHVAKIKSADRLRALDMLARYHSLYSDSIHVTLTDDLAARLRRAKERMK
- a CDS encoding EAL domain-containing protein, producing MSGPLHFIKHVLSIINNNDPELVKAQFRVLSSQMPIMYSILLVNAWALALVFSSTAPTWLWLYIPLGFTALCAVRLVGWWYSRHRIPTAEVAYKALKQTKILSVILVAILCSWSLALHPYGDTSMQANVAFFMAITGVGVIICLQQVPIAAHIVTIGISVPFVTHFFSTGLISFMAMSIDVALVAVTLLIVVFVQFRHFSDAVDARSKLEAANRENHRLANLDSLTGLNNRRRFFSQLNQTIEKAKIDESRFAVGIIDLDRFKPINDLYGHAVGDRLLQEVAKRITTTLDETSVIARLGGDEFAIIMPHDHDNDELMGQGHQICQALSEPFELAEATIQISASMGVVVFPDLAQSAQELYVRADYALCNRKRTQRGGVALFADQHILEIKQTTRVEQALNDADLEEELSIHFQPIVDAQFQKTIAFEALARWTSPTLGNVSPGEFIPVAERSGKVKALTPVLLKKALSCAACWPEDIRLSFNLSTHDLSSMESLLKIVALVEKSGVAPSRIDFEITETAMVYDFEQVKRSVEILKGLGCGLALDDFGTGFSSLTQLHALPLTKIKIDRSFVTDLNSNPASYKIVKSLLALSRDMDIDCVVEGVETQDEMQALSQLGGRLIQGYYYSKPLPESEVSNFSPSSADAPSQQAANS